A single window of Bradyrhizobium daqingense DNA harbors:
- a CDS encoding M23 family metallopeptidase, whose product MSKSSAQYSQYPQHHPHDHGRAFQRRAAAPAAAVAIPLPATDDAYTIVHAGKQVRFGPVVFWIVVGTVVLLGLWSIATATYFAFRDDVLTRLVARQAEMQYAYEDRIAELRARVDRATSRQLLDQEQFDQKLDQIMKRQTALESRATALGAMPDVTGSIPRPAQQRSDANQTQGTPKPSPISDTVIFVAPPDREARLESRAPTVAAPPTSQFAKNQGFDNVLVRLTTSLDQVERRQMATLNAVEEGMDSRMRRMRGVVSDLGLNLAHLESAVPRSAMGGPFVPVKLTANAGPFEKQLNRINVTRAELDRLNRTLALVPYRKPVIGEVEFTSGFGVRSDPFLGRPAMHTGLDFRAATGDPVRVTAYGKVVSAGWSGGYGRLVEVDHGNGLSTRYGHLSEINVKVGEVVKIGQVIGLVGSTGRSTGPHLHYETRIEGEAVDPQKFLRAGVRLSAG is encoded by the coding sequence ATTCGCAGTACCCCCAACATCATCCTCACGACCACGGACGGGCCTTCCAGCGCCGCGCAGCTGCTCCGGCGGCGGCAGTCGCTATACCCCTTCCTGCGACGGACGACGCCTACACCATCGTCCATGCCGGCAAGCAGGTCCGCTTCGGGCCCGTGGTGTTCTGGATCGTGGTCGGCACGGTCGTGCTGCTCGGCCTGTGGTCGATCGCGACCGCCACCTATTTCGCCTTCCGCGACGACGTCCTGACCCGCCTGGTCGCCCGTCAGGCCGAGATGCAATACGCCTATGAAGACCGCATCGCCGAGCTGCGCGCCAGGGTCGACCGCGCCACCAGCCGGCAGCTGCTCGACCAGGAACAGTTCGACCAGAAGCTCGATCAGATCATGAAGCGCCAGACGGCGCTGGAGTCCCGGGCGACGGCGCTCGGCGCCATGCCTGACGTGACCGGCTCGATCCCGCGCCCGGCACAGCAGCGCAGCGACGCCAACCAGACGCAGGGCACGCCGAAGCCGTCACCCATCAGCGACACCGTGATCTTCGTGGCGCCCCCCGACCGCGAAGCGCGGCTCGAATCGCGCGCGCCGACCGTCGCAGCGCCTCCGACCAGCCAATTCGCCAAGAACCAGGGCTTCGACAATGTCCTGGTGCGGCTCACGACCTCGCTCGACCAGGTCGAGCGGCGCCAGATGGCGACGCTCAACGCGGTCGAGGAAGGCATGGATTCGCGCATGCGCCGGATGCGCGGCGTCGTCAGCGATCTCGGCCTCAACCTCGCCCATCTCGAATCCGCCGTCCCGCGCAGCGCGATGGGCGGGCCGTTCGTTCCCGTCAAGCTGACGGCCAATGCCGGCCCCTTCGAGAAGCAGCTCAACCGCATCAACGTCACCCGCGCCGAGCTCGACCGTCTCAATCGCACGCTGGCGCTGGTGCCCTATCGCAAGCCCGTCATCGGCGAGGTCGAGTTCACCTCCGGCTTCGGCGTGCGCAGCGATCCCTTCCTCGGCAGGCCCGCGATGCATACCGGGCTCGACTTCCGCGCCGCCACCGGCGATCCCGTCCGCGTCACGGCCTACGGCAAGGTGGTCTCGGCCGGCTGGTCCGGCGGCTACGGCCGCTTGGTCGAGGTCGATCACGGCAACGGGCTTTCGACCCGCTATGGCCATCTCTCCGAGATCAACGTCAAAGTCGGCGAGGTCGTGAAGATCGGCCAGGTGATCGGTCTTGTCGGTTCGACCGGCCGCTCCACGGGCCCGCATCTGCACTACGAGACCCGCATCGAGGGCGAAGCCGTCGATCCGCAGAAATTCCTGCGCGCCGGCGTGCGGCTCAGCGCGGGCTAG